The following proteins are co-located in the Proteiniborus ethanoligenes genome:
- the yqfD gene encoding sporulation protein YqfD, whose amino-acid sequence MLIIRIWNYFRGYVIIKIEGLTLEKFINLAIAKNILLWDITRIDYTTLKAKVSIPGFKALKDVVQKVGCRVSIIEKKGYPFFISKFKYRKMLGIGLVLSIIVVIFFTSFIWSIEIVGNERIKDDEITKILLSMKIKEGARKSVVAKSEISNMLLLKIQDLSYASVEIHGTRMMVEVRERNLGPEEIKEDIPCNIIASKKAVIEKIIVKRGKAIVREGEVVKEGDVLISGTINDERMESPLLVHSEGSVIAKTWYKEIIEEPIIKSINEETGKTFITREIKIGDKIIGLMSGEIPFKNYIEEKKVKEIGDLGIIKLPLSVTQHVFKEVKVINIKQDIDALKKTIAVRGTQQLMKKLSKESSVISKDVRYSIEDNILITEVIIEVNEDIGIKERITTLENQED is encoded by the coding sequence TTGTTAATTATTCGCATATGGAATTATTTCCGTGGATATGTTATTATAAAAATTGAGGGACTTACTCTTGAAAAGTTCATTAATCTTGCAATAGCTAAGAATATTCTATTGTGGGACATAACAAGAATAGATTATACTACTTTAAAAGCGAAAGTAAGTATACCAGGCTTTAAAGCTTTAAAAGATGTAGTGCAAAAAGTGGGCTGTAGGGTAAGTATTATCGAAAAAAAAGGCTATCCTTTTTTTATTAGTAAATTTAAATATAGAAAAATGCTTGGTATAGGCTTAGTATTATCAATTATAGTAGTTATTTTTTTTACTTCTTTTATATGGTCAATTGAAATCGTTGGAAATGAGAGAATAAAAGACGATGAAATAACAAAGATTTTATTATCAATGAAAATAAAAGAAGGTGCAAGAAAGAGTGTAGTAGCCAAGTCAGAAATCAGTAATATGCTGCTGTTAAAAATACAAGACCTATCATATGCAAGCGTTGAAATACATGGTACTAGAATGATGGTAGAGGTTAGAGAAAGAAATCTAGGACCGGAGGAAATAAAGGAAGATATACCCTGCAATATTATTGCTTCTAAAAAAGCAGTTATAGAAAAAATAATAGTAAAAAGGGGAAAAGCCATAGTTAGAGAAGGAGAGGTTGTAAAAGAAGGTGATGTTTTAATATCAGGGACTATAAATGATGAGAGGATGGAATCACCTCTTTTAGTCCATTCAGAGGGTAGTGTTATAGCCAAAACTTGGTATAAAGAAATAATAGAAGAGCCAATAATAAAATCAATAAACGAGGAAACAGGCAAAACATTTATTACAAGAGAGATAAAAATTGGAGACAAAATAATAGGATTAATGAGTGGAGAAATACCTTTTAAAAATTACATAGAAGAGAAAAAAGTTAAAGAAATTGGGGATTTAGGTATAATAAAGCTTCCTTTATCTGTTACACAGCATGTTTTTAAGGAAGTTAAAGTTATAAATATAAAGCAAGATATAGATGCTTTAAAAAAGACAATAGCTGTGAGAGGAACACAACAATTAATGAAAAAGTTGTCTAAAGAATCAAGTGTGATCTCAAAGGACGTAAGGTATAGTATAGAAGATAATATATTAATTACAGAAGTCATTATTGAAGTTAATGAGGATATTGGAATTAAAGAAAGAATAACTACTTTAGAAAATCAGGAGGACTAA
- a CDS encoding PhoH family protein has protein sequence MEREIQERRVDISNSNYISELFGKFDENIKLIEKEFNVDIVSREGEIKIIGEEPYISLTEKLINSLTEIIMKQGRLTKQEIIYTIGLLLEGQEDTLKELLNQTLCITASGKSIKPKTIGQKLYVNSIKTNDIVFGIGPAGTGKTYLAMAMAITAFKNKEVNRIILTRPAVEAGESLGFLPGDLQEKVDPYLRPLYDALYDILGPETYSKYMERGLIEVAPLAYMRGRTLDSSFVILDEAQNTTNEQMKMFLTRLGFGSKAIITGDITQIDLPKGRSSGLKQVADILKDIKGIEFVYLTKKDVVRHQLVQRIIEAYDIFENKADTQN, from the coding sequence TTGGAAAGAGAGATACAGGAGAGAAGAGTAGATATATCTAATAGTAATTATATTTCAGAGCTCTTCGGGAAATTTGACGAAAATATAAAATTAATTGAGAAGGAATTCAACGTAGATATTGTTTCAAGAGAGGGAGAAATTAAAATTATAGGTGAAGAGCCTTATATTTCTCTTACAGAAAAGCTAATAAATAGTCTTACTGAAATAATTATGAAACAAGGAAGGCTAACTAAACAAGAAATAATATATACAATAGGGCTTCTTTTAGAAGGCCAGGAAGATACTTTAAAAGAGCTATTGAATCAAACACTTTGTATTACTGCTTCTGGGAAATCTATTAAACCTAAAACCATTGGCCAAAAATTGTATGTAAACTCTATTAAGACAAACGATATAGTATTTGGTATAGGCCCTGCTGGTACAGGAAAAACCTATTTAGCAATGGCAATGGCAATAACAGCATTTAAAAATAAGGAAGTAAATAGAATAATTCTAACTAGACCTGCTGTAGAAGCCGGTGAAAGTCTTGGATTTCTACCTGGAGACTTGCAAGAAAAGGTAGATCCATATCTAAGACCACTTTACGATGCTTTGTATGATATATTAGGGCCAGAAACCTATTCTAAATACATGGAAAGAGGGCTTATAGAAGTTGCACCTTTAGCTTATATGAGAGGTAGAACATTAGATTCTTCATTTGTTATATTAGATGAAGCACAAAACACTACCAATGAGCAAATGAAAATGTTTCTTACAAGATTGGGTTTTGGCTCAAAAGCCATAATAACAGGAGATATAACTCAAATTGACTTGCCCAAAGGTCGAAGCTCTGGTCTAAAGCAGGTAGCAGATATACTAAAAGATATAAAAGGAATAGAATTTGTATACCTAACTAAGAAGGACGTTGTAAGGCATCAGCTTGTGCAAAGGATAATTGAAGCTTATGATATATTTGAGAATAAAGCTGATACCCAAAATTAA
- a CDS encoding HD family phosphohydrolase yields MVSSKKNTDKPSQNKILAFFKKNLIKQIFIMILTTIVLYFIIGDSMAPERISIKIGDFAPDDIRATKEIVDEKTTEKLRQEAMKRVEPRHRIDTFVQVMIKNDINKFFSHLKEIKNVEEGTYADKIEILSQVSNLSLSSEDYRIALTMGDEDISTLENNIYDIISQVMNIGIKEEELEYEKQNITRNFEELEHLPANAKILGISIINKVLKPNRFLDVETTLEKRKEAADQIEPVIIKEGQIIVEKKQLVDDRIYSLVKKTGLLKEIEGPDYKLIAGTIIIILLLEGIIITYLFLFDKKVFYDTKLLLVLAIIILSTIAISKGIHRISGYLMPISFATMLISILINPKLAILVNVVISVLISAVTGNDINIMSILIIGGTVGAFAITNTYQRYNILLTGLLVSLVNIFIITSFGLLNGTEFRDILFTCVYGAINGLFSSVLTIGSLPLWESLFGILTPLKLLELSNPNQPLLKRLLLETPGTYHHSIMVGNLSEAAAEAVEGNPLIARVGAYYHDVGKLKRPFFFKENQFNGENPHDKINPSLSTLIITNHTKDGEELAQKHKLPTTIKDIIKQHHGETLVAYFYHKALSGENGNNIKAENFRYNGPKPQTKEAAIVMLADSVEAASRAMPDPTKGKIEGLVRQILKDKLNDGQLDECGLTLKDLNTIANSFVKVLLGIFHERIEYPRLDLAELKGDK; encoded by the coding sequence ATGGTTTCTTCTAAAAAAAATACGGACAAGCCATCACAAAATAAAATATTAGCATTTTTTAAAAAAAATCTAATAAAGCAAATATTTATTATGATTTTAACTACTATAGTCTTATACTTTATTATTGGAGATAGCATGGCCCCTGAAAGAATTTCAATCAAAATAGGAGACTTTGCTCCAGATGATATAAGGGCCACAAAAGAAATAGTAGATGAAAAAACTACTGAAAAGCTTAGACAAGAAGCTATGAAGAGAGTTGAACCAAGACATAGGATTGATACATTTGTACAAGTAATGATAAAAAATGATATAAATAAATTTTTTAGTCATTTAAAGGAAATAAAAAATGTAGAAGAGGGGACTTATGCTGATAAAATAGAAATACTTTCACAAGTATCGAATTTAAGCCTAAGCTCTGAAGACTATAGAATAGCTCTTACTATGGGGGATGAAGACATCTCCACCTTGGAAAACAACATATACGATATAATAAGTCAAGTTATGAATATAGGAATAAAAGAAGAGGAACTGGAGTATGAAAAACAGAATATAACAAGAAATTTTGAAGAGCTAGAGCATCTACCTGCTAATGCAAAAATTTTAGGCATAAGTATTATTAATAAGGTGCTTAAACCTAACAGATTTTTAGATGTGGAGACTACTTTAGAAAAAAGGAAAGAAGCAGCTGACCAAATTGAGCCTGTAATAATAAAAGAAGGACAGATTATTGTTGAAAAGAAACAATTAGTAGATGATAGGATTTATTCACTAGTTAAAAAGACAGGGCTATTAAAAGAAATAGAGGGACCTGATTATAAGCTTATTGCGGGAACCATTATAATAATTCTACTGTTAGAAGGCATAATAATAACCTATTTATTCTTATTTGATAAAAAGGTTTTTTATGATACAAAACTATTACTAGTATTGGCAATTATTATTTTATCAACAATTGCCATATCTAAAGGGATTCATAGAATATCTGGCTATTTAATGCCGATTTCATTTGCAACTATGCTCATATCTATTTTAATCAATCCTAAGCTAGCAATATTGGTAAATGTAGTTATTTCTGTTCTAATTAGTGCAGTAACAGGAAATGATATAAACATAATGAGCATCCTTATTATAGGAGGTACAGTAGGAGCTTTCGCAATAACTAATACTTATCAGAGATATAATATACTTTTAACTGGATTATTAGTGAGTTTGGTTAATATATTTATAATAACATCCTTTGGATTACTAAACGGTACGGAATTTAGAGATATTTTGTTTACATGTGTTTATGGTGCAATAAACGGTCTATTTAGTTCAGTGCTTACTATAGGCTCTTTACCTTTATGGGAAAGTTTATTTGGTATACTAACCCCATTAAAGCTACTAGAATTATCTAATCCTAATCAACCATTACTTAAGAGATTATTATTAGAAACACCCGGCACTTACCACCACAGCATAATGGTTGGGAACCTAAGCGAGGCTGCTGCTGAAGCAGTTGAAGGTAACCCATTAATAGCTAGAGTTGGGGCTTACTATCATGATGTAGGCAAGTTAAAAAGACCTTTCTTTTTTAAAGAAAATCAGTTTAATGGAGAAAATCCCCATGATAAAATTAATCCTAGCTTAAGCACACTAATTATTACAAATCATACAAAGGATGGAGAAGAACTGGCTCAAAAGCACAAACTCCCTACTACTATAAAAGATATTATTAAGCAGCATCATGGTGAAACATTAGTGGCTTATTTTTATCACAAAGCATTAAGTGGTGAAAATGGAAACAACATAAAAGCAGAAAACTTTAGATATAATGGACCAAAACCCCAAACTAAAGAGGCTGCCATTGTTATGCTAGCTGATTCGGTAGAAGCAGCATCTAGGGCTATGCCTGATCCTACGAAAGGTAAAATTGAAGGATTAGTGAGACAAATATTAAAAGATAAGCTAAATGATGGACAGCTTGATGAGTGTGGTTTAACATTAAAGGATTTAAATACTATAGCCAACTCCTTTGTAAAGGTTTTGTTAGGAATTTTTCATGAAAGAATTGAATACCCAAGATTAGATTTAGCTGAGCTGAAGGGAGATAAATAA
- the ybeY gene encoding rRNA maturation RNase YbeY produces the protein MEIIIDNVQDKYQIDESINDLIEKVILECLILENKGTDYEISVSFVDDENIRELNRDYRGVDRATDVLSFPLDEDEFQIPEDNILLGDIVISVETAKRQSEEYGHSLEREIAYLTAHSMFHLFGYDHMDEKDKKIMRDKEKNVMKSLGIFKK, from the coding sequence ATGGAGATAATAATTGATAATGTGCAGGATAAGTATCAAATAGATGAATCTATTAATGACCTGATTGAAAAAGTTATATTGGAATGTTTAATACTAGAGAATAAAGGGACAGATTATGAAATAAGCGTATCCTTTGTGGATGATGAAAATATTAGAGAGCTTAATCGAGATTATAGAGGTGTAGATAGAGCTACAGATGTCCTATCCTTTCCTCTTGATGAAGACGAATTTCAAATTCCAGAGGATAATATTCTTCTTGGTGATATAGTAATTTCAGTAGAGACAGCGAAAAGACAATCTGAAGAATATGGTCATTCTTTAGAAAGAGAGATTGCATATCTTACAGCACACAGTATGTTCCATTTGTTTGGATATGACCATATGGACGAGAAAGATAAGAAAATCATGAGAGACAAGGAAAAAAATGTTATGAAGTCACTTGGTATTTTCAAAAAATAA
- a CDS encoding diacylglycerol kinase produces MKVRKLIHSFKYAISGIIYTLKTQRNMRIHCIVAVLILIISLLLKFNRFELLILCFSISLVIVTEMINTAIEKSIDIYTKEYHPLAETAKNVAAGAVLISAINAVIVAYLLFFDRITQYIF; encoded by the coding sequence ATGAAAGTAAGAAAATTAATCCATAGCTTCAAATATGCAATATCTGGGATAATATATACATTAAAAACTCAAAGGAATATGAGAATACATTGTATTGTTGCTGTGTTAATATTAATTATAAGTTTACTGCTCAAATTTAATAGATTTGAATTATTAATATTATGTTTTTCTATTTCTTTAGTAATTGTTACTGAAATGATTAATACAGCAATAGAAAAGTCAATAGATATATACACAAAGGAATATCATCCTTTGGCCGAAACAGCTAAAAATGTAGCTGCAGGTGCTGTGCTAATTTCTGCAATCAATGCTGTAATTGTAGCATATTTGCTTTTTTTTGATAGGATAACACAATATATCTTTTAG
- a CDS encoding DUF3048 domain-containing protein, translated as MHKKTHIKIVLILLLISMFITACSKKDNDASNIDVSIGEENSIDKETNNTNEEENEEEEKIEVISSDGVPSPLSGLYVEKERLERRPVAVMFDNDPKARWQAGLSQAEIVYEFLVEAPYTRYMGIFLINEPEIIGPVRSARPYFIATLLEYDPLYVRVGGSEEAKADVKKYKVADIDGLYSGAFWRDTKKGKKAPNNLYTSMEGIRKEQDRLKYEEIGDYKSFSFYDKDTDIEGITAKDVLIKYYSKNITKYEYDSESKVYKRYKDGKLHVDEIDESPIIAKNIIIQEANTKVIDELGRLEIKVIGEGKGKYITNGKCINITWKKKSLEDKTTYYNEDGDEIKFNPGITWIQLTKPNPDIEIN; from the coding sequence ATGCATAAAAAAACGCACATAAAAATAGTTTTAATTTTATTATTAATTTCAATGTTTATAACAGCCTGTAGCAAAAAAGATAATGATGCAAGCAACATAGATGTAAGTATAGGAGAAGAAAATAGCATAGATAAAGAAACGAACAATACAAATGAAGAGGAGAACGAGGAGGAAGAAAAAATAGAAGTAATATCGTCCGATGGAGTACCTTCACCTTTAAGCGGATTATATGTGGAAAAAGAACGATTAGAAAGAAGACCAGTAGCTGTAATGTTTGATAATGACCCTAAAGCTAGATGGCAGGCGGGACTTAGTCAAGCAGAAATAGTCTATGAATTTTTAGTTGAAGCACCTTATACTAGATACATGGGTATATTTTTAATAAATGAACCTGAGATTATTGGGCCTGTAAGAAGTGCCAGACCTTATTTTATAGCTACATTATTAGAATATGATCCCTTATATGTAAGGGTCGGGGGTAGCGAAGAAGCAAAAGCGGATGTAAAGAAATATAAGGTAGCAGATATAGACGGACTCTATAGTGGAGCATTTTGGAGAGATACAAAAAAAGGGAAAAAAGCACCAAACAATTTGTATACAAGCATGGAAGGCATTAGAAAAGAGCAGGACAGGCTTAAGTATGAAGAAATTGGAGATTATAAAAGCTTTTCTTTCTATGATAAAGACACAGATATAGAAGGTATAACAGCAAAAGACGTACTTATTAAATATTATTCTAAAAACATTACAAAATATGAATATGATAGTGAAAGTAAAGTATACAAAAGATATAAGGACGGAAAGCTACATGTAGATGAAATTGATGAAAGTCCTATTATTGCAAAAAACATAATAATACAAGAAGCAAACACCAAAGTTATTGACGAACTGGGAAGATTAGAAATAAAAGTAATAGGAGAAGGTAAGGGTAAATATATTACTAATGGGAAATGTATAAATATAACGTGGAAGAAAAAATCTTTAGAAGATAAAACAACTTATTATAACGAAGATGGTGATGAAATTAAATTTAATCCAGGAATTACATGGATACAGTTGACTAAGCCAAACCCTGATATAGAAATCAATTAA
- a CDS encoding cytidine deaminase, whose translation MDIKSLIEKAIEARERAYVPYSNFKVGAALLSKNGNVYTGCNIESASYTPTICAERTAISKAVSEGDREIEAIAVIGEIDNYTYPCGVCRQVIREFGKDATLIIAKNKDEYKTYKLKDLLPHSFGPEDLQKNEE comes from the coding sequence ATGGATATTAAAAGTTTAATTGAAAAAGCAATCGAGGCTAGAGAGAGAGCTTATGTGCCTTACTCAAACTTTAAAGTAGGAGCAGCATTGCTTTCAAAGAATGGCAATGTTTATACAGGATGTAATATTGAATCTGCTTCTTATACCCCTACAATCTGTGCAGAGAGAACTGCAATATCTAAAGCAGTTTCAGAAGGTGATAGAGAGATAGAAGCCATAGCAGTCATTGGTGAAATTGATAACTATACATATCCCTGTGGAGTTTGCAGACAAGTAATTAGAGAATTTGGTAAAGACGCAACATTAATAATAGCAAAAAACAAAGATGAATATAAAACATATAAACTGAAAGATTTGCTGCCACATAGCTTTGGACCAGAAGATCTTCAAAAAAATGAGGAGTGA
- the era gene encoding GTPase Era — protein MKYRSGFVTIIGRPNVGKSTLLNHILGEKMAIVSDKPQTTRNKIQCIYTENDFQIIFIDTPGIHKPKNKLGEYMVNVSKDTLNEVDVILWLVDESLEMGPGDKFILEELKNIKTDKILVINKTDKLKSDDIEIIKNNYRELDIFKDIIPISAITGKGIDSLIKAILNLLPEGPQYFPADMITDQPERQIVSEIIREKALNYLDEEIPHGIAVGIESLRKRENQDIIDVQATIYCERESHKGIIIGKNGRKLKGIGKSARQDIEALLGSQIYLELWVKVEKNWREKEKLLKQFGYR, from the coding sequence ATGAAATATAGATCAGGCTTTGTAACAATTATAGGGAGACCAAATGTAGGAAAGTCTACATTACTAAATCATATTTTAGGTGAAAAAATGGCAATTGTTTCTGACAAGCCACAAACTACTAGAAATAAAATACAATGCATATATACAGAAAATGATTTTCAAATAATTTTTATTGATACTCCAGGTATTCACAAGCCTAAGAATAAGCTAGGTGAATACATGGTAAATGTTTCAAAGGATACTCTTAATGAAGTTGATGTAATATTATGGCTAGTAGATGAGAGTCTTGAAATGGGACCTGGAGATAAATTTATACTTGAAGAATTAAAAAATATTAAAACAGATAAAATATTAGTAATCAACAAAACTGATAAACTGAAATCCGATGATATTGAAATAATTAAGAATAATTATAGGGAGTTAGATATATTTAAAGATATTATACCTATATCAGCTATAACAGGAAAAGGTATAGATTCTTTGATTAAAGCAATATTAAACCTACTTCCTGAAGGGCCGCAGTACTTTCCAGCTGATATGATTACTGACCAGCCTGAAAGACAAATAGTGTCTGAAATCATTAGAGAAAAAGCACTTAACTATCTTGATGAGGAAATTCCACATGGAATTGCTGTAGGAATAGAATCTCTAAGAAAGAGGGAAAATCAAGACATAATAGATGTTCAAGCCACTATATATTGTGAACGAGAATCACATAAAGGAATAATAATTGGGAAAAATGGCAGAAAGCTTAAAGGTATAGGGAAAAGTGCTAGGCAAGATATAGAAGCCCTATTAGGAAGTCAAATATATCTTGAACTTTGGGTAAAGGTAGAAAAAAATTGGAGAGAAAAGGAGAAACTCCTAAAACAATTTGGATATAGATAA
- a CDS encoding YqzL family protein — protein sequence MLMNEMWQIFETTGNINAYLCYRDYSILFNKNSEEICSVTKDEKRA from the coding sequence ATGTTAATGAATGAAATGTGGCAAATATTTGAAACAACAGGCAATATAAATGCATATTTGTGTTACAGAGATTACAGTATTTTATTTAATAAAAATAGTGAAGAAATATGCTCTGTTACTAAGGATGAGAAAAGAGCGTGA
- the recO gene encoding DNA repair protein RecO, which produces MLFKTEGLVLRQTKYDEWDKILTIFTRNNGKVQAIAKGARRPKGSLVASTQVFSHSDFLLYQGRSLYHVNQADIINSFFSLRDDLYKLAYGTYIIELVDAASIEGVENTKLFDLSIKTLKVLSGLDKDYKKLLAAFELKYITFIGYRPQISRCVLCNGELGNIIKFSSQQGGAICQSCFQDGIGGATVSKDILIKMKELLFVHLDKINDLKMSIKDIDIIEKLISNYIMNHIEKNNFKSLEFLKTLE; this is translated from the coding sequence ATGTTATTTAAGACAGAGGGATTAGTGCTAAGGCAGACAAAATATGATGAATGGGATAAAATACTAACTATATTCACTAGAAACAACGGAAAGGTTCAGGCTATTGCAAAGGGTGCAAGGAGACCGAAAGGAAGCTTAGTAGCGTCAACACAAGTTTTTAGCCATAGTGATTTTTTACTATATCAAGGAAGAAGCCTATATCATGTAAACCAAGCTGATATCATTAACTCCTTTTTCTCACTTAGAGATGATTTATATAAACTAGCCTATGGAACATATATTATTGAATTGGTAGATGCTGCATCTATAGAGGGCGTAGAAAACACAAAGCTTTTTGATCTCTCCATTAAGACTCTTAAGGTTCTTTCAGGATTAGATAAGGATTATAAAAAGCTACTTGCTGCATTTGAACTAAAATATATTACCTTCATTGGCTATAGACCACAAATTAGCCGTTGTGTATTGTGTAATGGAGAGTTGGGTAATATAATAAAATTCAGCTCTCAGCAGGGAGGAGCAATATGTCAAAGCTGTTTTCAGGATGGTATTGGAGGAGCTACAGTAAGCAAGGATATACTGATTAAAATGAAAGAATTGCTTTTTGTTCACTTAGATAAAATCAATGATTTAAAAATGTCTATAAAGGATATAGATATTATTGAAAAATTAATTTCAAATTATATTATGAATCATATAGAAAAAAATAATTTTAAGTCTTTAGAATTTTTAAAAACTCTTGAATAA
- a CDS encoding DUF4342 domain-containing protein, whose translation MDITLEKIDKIRERTGVSYKEAKEALERNNGDVLEALIDLEENKNSWSDNLSNKGEAVIENLKEVLRKGNVTKIVVKKDEDTILNLPVTAGAIGALIALPATAIGLAAAIVSKCTIEITKEDGEIINISEKAEKTVDKVRKGFKKEDKFSSYRKDSSDEEESEE comes from the coding sequence ATGGATATTACATTAGAAAAAATTGACAAAATCAGAGAAAGAACTGGTGTTAGCTATAAAGAAGCTAAGGAAGCTCTTGAAAGAAATAATGGGGATGTACTAGAGGCACTAATAGATCTAGAAGAAAATAAAAACTCTTGGAGCGATAATTTATCTAATAAGGGAGAAGCTGTAATAGAGAACCTAAAGGAAGTTTTGAGAAAGGGCAATGTTACAAAAATAGTGGTTAAAAAAGACGAAGATACTATCTTAAACCTACCAGTTACTGCAGGTGCCATAGGAGCTTTAATAGCGTTACCTGCAACCGCAATAGGTCTTGCGGCAGCAATAGTTTCTAAATGCACTATTGAGATTACCAAAGAAGATGGCGAAATAATTAATATTAGCGAGAAAGCTGAAAAAACAGTAGATAAAGTTAGAAAAGGTTTCAAAAAAGAAGATAAGTTTAGTTCGTATAGAAAAGATAGTTCAGATGAAGAAGAATCAGAAGAGTAG
- a CDS encoding glycine--tRNA ligase: METKKTMDKIVSLAKSRGFIFPGSEIYGGLANTWDYGPLGVELKNNVKKAWWKKFIQESTYNVGLDSAILMNPQVWVASGHVGGFNDPLMDCKKCKARFRADKLIEEFIIKSGKEQINVDGWSNDMMENYIKDNEIKCPECGAFDYTSIRQFNLMFKTFQGVTEDSQSEIFLRPETAQGIFVNFKNVARTSRKKIPFGIGQIGKSFRNEITPGNFIFRTREFEQMELEFFCKPGEDLKWFNYWREFCKNWLTSLNMSDENIRLRDHEKEELSHYSNATTDIEYLFPFGWGELWGIADRTDFDLKQHISVSGQDLSYQDPVTNEKYIPYCIEPSVGVDRVTLAFLVDAYNEEKLEDGSDRIVLNLHPALSPFKAAILPLTKKLSEPTLQIYNKLLKKYMVDYDEAGSIGKRYRRHDEIGTPICITFDYDSIEDGCVTIRDRDTMEQQRVKIDDLERIIGEKLEF; encoded by the coding sequence ATGGAAACAAAAAAAACTATGGATAAAATAGTATCCCTTGCTAAATCTAGAGGATTTATATTCCCGGGCTCTGAAATATATGGTGGTCTTGCAAACACATGGGACTATGGTCCTTTAGGAGTAGAGCTAAAGAACAATGTAAAGAAGGCTTGGTGGAAAAAATTTATTCAAGAATCGACTTATAATGTAGGTCTTGATTCTGCAATTCTTATGAATCCTCAAGTGTGGGTTGCTTCAGGACATGTTGGAGGATTTAATGATCCGCTAATGGATTGTAAAAAATGTAAAGCTAGATTCAGAGCAGATAAGCTAATAGAAGAATTTATTATTAAATCTGGCAAAGAACAGATTAATGTAGATGGCTGGTCTAATGATATGATGGAGAACTACATAAAAGATAATGAAATAAAATGTCCAGAATGTGGTGCTTTTGACTATACATCTATAAGACAATTTAACCTTATGTTTAAGACTTTTCAAGGTGTAACTGAGGATTCACAGTCTGAAATATTCTTAAGACCAGAGACAGCACAAGGTATATTTGTTAACTTTAAGAACGTTGCTAGAACCTCGAGAAAAAAAATACCTTTTGGTATAGGGCAAATAGGTAAATCTTTTAGAAACGAAATAACACCAGGAAACTTCATATTTAGAACAAGAGAGTTTGAACAAATGGAGCTTGAGTTCTTTTGCAAGCCTGGAGAAGATTTAAAGTGGTTTAATTACTGGAGAGAGTTTTGTAAAAATTGGTTAACTAGCTTAAATATGAGTGATGAAAATATTCGACTTAGAGATCATGAAAAGGAAGAGCTCTCTCACTATAGTAATGCTACAACAGATATAGAATATTTATTTCCATTTGGCTGGGGAGAATTATGGGGTATTGCCGATAGAACAGATTTTGACTTAAAGCAGCATATCAGTGTTTCAGGTCAAGATTTAAGCTATCAAGATCCTGTAACAAATGAAAAATATATCCCATATTGTATAGAACCTTCTGTAGGAGTTGATAGGGTTACTTTAGCATTTTTGGTTGATGCATATAATGAGGAAAAGCTAGAAGATGGAAGCGATAGGATAGTCTTAAATCTACATCCAGCATTATCTCCATTTAAAGCTGCAATACTTCCTTTAACTAAAAAATTAAGTGAGCCTACGCTTCAAATCTATAATAAGCTTTTAAAGAAATACATGGTTGATTATGATGAAGCCGGCAGTATAGGTAAGAGATATAGAAGACATGATGAAATAGGCACACCAATCTGTATTACTTTTGATTATGATTCAATTGAAGATGGCTGTGTTACTATAAGAGATAGAGATACAATGGAACAACAAAGAGTGAAAATAGATGATTTAGAAAGAATAATAGGTGAAAAATTAGAATTTTAA